The genome window atagggaaaaaaagttagTTTGAATAATACTTAAGAATTACAAGGAATGCTTGATGCCAATGAAGCACAAAACTAGGCAGGTGATTAAAACACACCTGCATTTTGACTTGTCATGAGATGTTAAAAGAGAATTCCACTAAACAATAGATTTTCCACCAGTTGTTTGGAGGGaaaatacaagaagaaaaaagcgACACATCTAGTGCCACAAAGACAGTCTTCATGAACTATAACAAGACCATGACGCTTTTCACTAACGGTTCACAAGACGCTTTATTCTCAACTCTTATATTTGACTCTTGTCTCATGAAAAGATACCTCCTTATACATCTTCATGTGAAAATGTTTACTTCTTACCTGGACCTTTTGAAGAGATACTGGAAGACGTAAAAGGATCAGTGCTTTCAAAAGGGTCAGGCTAAATAAGAACAGATacacacaattatttttctgctggacTGCGCACTTACCTTTTCATCCCTATCAAAATCTCTTGCTTTAAGACAAATAATTTCCAATTTCAGACCACTCTATTCAGCAGACAGAGTAGGATAAAATCAACTGATTATATGAAATGTACGTTATTAGTCTATTTGGCTACTGATAGCCTTGAACACAACACCAGTTACCTACCAGTGAGAAGAGCATCCTGCTGAAATATATACAACATTAGGTACCCaggcaaaataagaaaatacaccCAGAAGTGTTCAGTCGTTAAGCAACAGAGACAGAATATGCGGGTTATgcatttatattattattaattcagAGAGTCTGTATActacttctttttaaaacagatggTTTTTACAGTTTCTCTTCAGTTTGACAAattaggttttatttaaaagaaatcctATAACAATCCTATAGTGCAAGACGAACTAACTTCCCACTAAATGAAACCGGTCTTGGGTAGCAACACTCAGTGAACTGCGTAAGAGCGAGGAAAATAgtaataacaaaacaaaacaaaaaaaattcatactgccccccaaacaaacacacacatgtaCATCGGGATAGCTTAGAACTGTGACTATGGCTCTAACAAGTGTGTTCTGTGCAGTCCCTATTGAatacatgagaaaaaataaaagcttcagCATCTGCTGAGGGTTTAGGAATCCTTTAGCCAGAGCAGTTCCTCCATCTCATTTACTATCACAAATCTACGGAATGGAGGGAATGGTGGGaatgcctggctgctgctggcttgaAATTCccaacagagagaaaaaatagcCAGCTACCAATACCTTCATGATGAACGTTCCATTATCACGGAACCAGAAAGAACACTGCTGATTGCCTTAACAATCCATACTTACATTTTAAGACTACAATTAATAATATTTCATCAGttagaaaaaaagtatttggtGTGACTTCACTCCTTTTAGCTTTCAGACAATAAGTCTGTCAATAGTAAAGAAAACTATTAAGTGTAGATTTAAAAATGACTGACCTTTGAGGGTAAAGTGGGGGTTTTTGTGAATGGATCGGAGGTAAATGGATCACTCTTCACCTGTTTCTTGAATAAATCCTCAGGGGCAGAACTACGAAATGGGTCACTTTCCTTAAATGGATCTCCTCCAAAGGGATCTAGAAGGAACATTAAAAGGTAAACAGAATGTAGCACAAGTGCATCTATAAGGAACATTCTATATTTGACCTCATACTCCCTCGTACCATTTTTCCTAAACAAACATACAGTGTTTTGGTAAATCTGATAAGACTTCCAGGGACCACTCTACCGAGGGTATTTACTAAGTTTGAACAAGTAGATGCTTATATGAAGCTTTCAGACTCAATAGTTACACACTTCTCATTAAACATATTGATTCTGAATGCACACCCTGCTGAGTTTCTATGTTCCCACATACAAACCAAAAGTGTGAAGACAGGGAAACCTTTATGCTTTCTTCATGTTTgttaatatttgtgtttggCTACAAATTGTTTATATCTGTACTGTCATTAAAAAGGGCTATtacctgctggagcaggtggttGTTCTGCAAAAGGATCATGCTGGAATGGGTCACCTAagtagaagagaaaaacaatttgttttaTCGACTAATTAGCAAGATGCTAAAAGTTTGcgaaaatataatttattcaaCAATTGGACTTCAAGGTCTTAGATAAGCACTTAGATGTCACTTACTGCCTTTGAAGGGGTCTGCTCCCTTAAATGGATCAGATTTGAAAGGATCTTCTGACTGGAATGGGTCTGTATGCAATTCTTGTGTATTATTGGTAAACATTAAGGCTTTATTCTTAAATGGATCATCCTAAAAATATAAGAGGAGAAACTTCACAGCGGCTTGTCATGATAAAAACGTCCAGTTACCCATTTAGCAGAAATTGTATGCTATCTTGGATCTTGTTTAACCTTTAGTCTTGAAAATTACTTCCTATAGAACTTCCTGAATATGTGACTTCCAAGTAGAAGTAACTATACAGCAGAATGAAACGTGTATCCCAAGGCTACACGGAACCAAAAGATAACAGTACATATAGCAATTAAATGTTAAACTGTTGctaatattaatatattcaactctcaaacatttaaataacaaaagcaaagtAACCCCAAACATCACACTACCCAAAAATTCTCCCCCCGCCATTACAGCTCAGCTTCAGGTAAGACActtatttaaaaggaaaggatACATCAATAATCTGTGGACTACAACTACAACAAATTACTACTGAGTAGTCAGATACTAGATTGCTTCTTGTTATCTCATCTTTGAGCTTAAAGCTCCAAATAGTGATTTCCCATGATAAAGCACTTCATGTAGGAAGAGTCACCCCAACATTTTGATGACAAGAGGTTTCTCAGCAGAGGCCACATCTACATTTGTCAAGTTGCAGAAAATACCCTGCGTATGAACAAGCAGCAAGCTGAAGTTATGAAACCTCTTCATAACATTCATTTCCACGATATCCCTGGCTTAGGTCTGGTTTGGAGGTCTCTGATGAAGCGCCAAGAGCAGACAACTCCTGCACAGCAGAATTCCAGGGACAACGAGAGCCATTCCAACCCACCATAAGGAATATCCAAAAACAACTACCCACTTACACTGCCCCCAACACCAGAAAGAGACAGGATTTCTTTCATCCCTTTACAAGACGTAAATGAAAACATCCCTATTAATACTTCTCAGAATAGGGGGAGGGAggtggagagagaaggaagaggaaggccgaattgagaaacaggaaaatggcACAAcggtttaaaaaaaattgctatgAACATAGACTGGTGTTTTCTGCCAGTAAGTGGCTCCTAGGTTTTGCCAGTAAGTGAAATATCAGGaaattttcactggaaattaaATCTATTTATGCAAGCACAGAAACTAAGCACTAAAGTGTTTTAAGACCTTTAAGTACATGTTTCTCAATGTACTGGCTTTTTTTTATCTACACTGCTCTTCTTTTGAGCAGTTTGTTTTTACTGATCAAGCGTAAAGTactgcagaaaggcagcaaCGGCTGGTAAATATTTACTAACACATTATATATTTAACTTCATACTAAACACATAACAAATACTGTGCTTACAAGGGTAAACATGTTTTCATAATGAGGAAGGGCCATGTAGATGTGCAAGCAGAATCAAGCAAGTATGAAACTTCTATCTTGTCTTAAGACAAGAAACAGGcttaagaaacaaaagaaaattcttgtgATTTAGAGGATTATTGAATACCCAAATCGACATTAGATATTCAAAAGAAATTGacttgaaaaatgttaaagaatGTGAAAGATTTCatgatttgggaaaaaatgctgattaaataaaaacgtaataaaaaaagaaaataaaaaaaaaaagaagagaaataagatGTTGGAATTATTTAAGCAAAAGAGAACCATCCTTTTGGAAAGGGAACATAAGATATGTAATAAATATATCTCACTATAAAGTAGAAATTTTTAGAGCTTCTTCTGGAAATAAGAAGGAAATACACGATAAAGGGAAATTTACAGCATGAGAGGATTTCGCCTTGGTAAACTGGacaacacacaagaaaaaacagaacacCTGAGCTGGAAACAAAGCCCCATCTCTGTCCTGAGACTGAACATGTGGAAGGTTACAAATCCGCAAGAGCATGGGACAAATACCGACTAAACAATACTTCAGATTAGGTGCAAGTCAGAAGCTTCATTAGTGTAAAATATactaaacagtatttttttttaccacagcTCCATAATTGCTTCTTTCTGTCTGCCCAAGGCCTTCACTCATGTCTGCTAAATTTGTCAGACTCCCACCATGAATCCCATTGAGAGCTTCATTGTATTCTTCAATGCTTTTATTCACTTCTCGATGGCTCTCTTGCAGCTGAGAGAGTTTACTTCTTgcctgagaaggaaaaatgctttagCATATTACACACTCAGCAACACTGTCATTCTTATAGTCTCCTTAAAAACTGGTGCCTGACAGTTGCATTTTATCCCCACCAGAATTGAATGCTTCCTAACTTAGACCAGGAATTAACCTACTAAACACGAGCTATGAAGGCTTATTTCAGGAACCAGgactttttcctcctctgaaaaataatttttcaactCAGCATTTCAAGAAGTAAAAAATTCTATAAAGTATAACCAGTGAATACCTGGTTTATTTCTTCCTGGGTTGATTTTAAAGATTTGATTATTGTTTCAAGCTGcacttttccagcctggataCTCTGCTCTAGCTGAGTCTCCTCTTGCTGGAGGCgattcagctctgcttttgctcTATTAAGGTCATCTTCCTGTAGTTTTAAATCTGATTCCTGAGACTGAATCTGCATTTTTAGCGATGAAATCTGGAACAACATAgtagaaaaatcagaaagaaatctgGAATAAATGGGGCATACTAAACTGAATTTATAGTAAGTAACAGAAAGTGGTAAAGCAACCTATCAACTactaaggaaaatatttagaactTATTATGAAGAAATGCATGCTGCTTCTGATGTTACACAAAATCCTTGATAAAACACCTTCAATAAGACCAAGAATGAGTTActattttaaatcacagaaatacTCCACTACTCATAAAGGTAATCAAAAGCTGTTTCCTAGATGTTCACCTTCAGAACTTGGTTCCATTCAAATATTTATCAAGTAGTTTGAGCTTGATTTTTAACTCTGTTAAGAGTTAAAATTACAGAGTTGCTTATAACCTTCCTTATACACTTTCTTACATGACTTCCTTACACAGTAAGTTTCTACCTTAATGTAACATCCATTTCCATTGGCAATTGCATCCACCTGAAAACTCAATCCTGATAACACTCAGTGTGATCAAAACCAGCACCACTGCCATGGACAGTCTCATGGGTTAGGACTACTGACTTTCAACTGCCCTATGAGGCTGAATCAATGTTTCATATATTCTCAGAACAACAACAGTTCCTGTAGAAAGAGAACCCTGGAGATCATCGGGTTCAACCTTTCATTTATGACCTTTATGAAAGGTATTGAGGATAGCAAAATCCTTTCTTGGACCTCTATATTATGTGTGGAAATTACTGCTCATGGTAAAAAccaagcaagcaagcaagcttATTCattaaacaaatataatttcCCTCAACAGAAGACATATTACTCTTGAGCAGGTCCAGAATTAACATACACTTACCACCTGTGTTTCTTCCTGGCATTTCTGCCTTACATCATTCAGCATATCTTTCAGTTTGGCTTTCTGCTGGTCCATCTCATCCAGGCGGTCTTGGGCATCCTGTTTTTGAGCTTCCAGCTCTTGCAGGCTACTTGTTTCCCTGTCTAAATCATTTTGCAGTTCCTGAAGAAAATTCCGCAACTTGTAACCCACATTTAGCTGTTGTCTTAAGGAAGGATCAGCCACAGACAAAGAGCTTGGCAAAATTCAGACTATTTTCTACAACATATAGGCTACACCCTACATTGGcctgttttgtttctgcaggaaCTTGTGTAAGACATCAGGAAATAAATCACTGCTcacaagaaggaaaagggagagcaCATGGTATTGAGCCATCCCAATTATCAAAACCAATACTTTCCAAACAATTTCCTAAATTACAGTGTTAACTAAAGACTAACCAAGAAGATATTTCAAACTGTTCACATATACTATGCTTATATTAGCCAGCATCAGATGAAAACATCTCTGATGGagaacagtaaaataaattctttcttgCCAGTCAGAGGAAAATCCCAAGAAAGAATGACAGAAAGAACGATAGAATGATGGAAAAAATGCTAAATTGCCATTTGTTATTTAGACAAACATGAAAACTACTGAtgataaacagaatttttaccTGAACTTCATTGGTTTTCTGTCTGATtgattcttccttttcccttatGTCCTGCtccagagaatatttttctctgtcagaTAAACAAGCACATGTATTTGTGATTAGTTAAAAAATACCACACAtggaaaaatcaattaaatattATTCTGGAAACACCACGCAGACAAATGCAAGCCTGCGTTCTCATGTATTctttaaaggagaaaaggtgCATATGTAtcaattattctttaaaaaaataccatccGTGCCCATCATCAATCTTCCAAATCCCCCTGATAGGCCTATATGGTATCACTAGGAAATTCATCACCAATTACAGCAACAAATAATGACAAAAtgactaaagaaaataaaagtaactgACACATTAATACTATAGACTTATTTTGTTATTCTACATCAAGATTTTGTTAACAGTCCACAACTATTACCTCTGCAGCTGTGCAATTTCTTGACTAATATCATCCAGTTCCTTCACCCCTGTAAATTCTCCTGATCCAACCGAACTTGCACTATCCTGTTAAGAATGAAACAATCTATTAAAACGTCAAGTTGTAAAAGAAGTGCCTCCTTTAACAAAGGCTGAGGACAGAGGTGGGATACAAAATCCTTACCATTTGCATTTGCAAAATTCTATGAGAGACATCAAATTATTCTGTAACAAGCAAGGAACGTGACACACAATTCTACCCCTgagaaaggagaatttttaaTATGGCTGTTTAACAGACAGGACAGTTGAATACACAGCATCAAAAGGATAGGCACAATGCCAACAAGGAAATTGCAGGTTATGGtagaattaaaattcaaaaccTAAAACTCAGTTCTGCTATAGTCAATTGTAAAGTTTACAGGGGACTTAATGAAAGCAGATTGTAATTCCAGTCTTCTAGAGCTCTGCCACAAATTAATGGCAATTTCTGCAATTACACCCCATTTCCTGTAGGTTGTTTCTATGTTCATTCGAGTGTAGATCAGGGACAATACAGAGGCCATTCCCTGCCTTCTAGATAAGGCAACCACTATCAGAAGTTAAGGAAGGATGTCAGCATTAGgtaaaaaattgtttcttattATAAAAAGGATTGCCCTTTGTAAAACAAACACTGCAACTGAGCAAAAACTGGCGCACTCTACTCACTGCTAGTATGACAAAGCAGGAAACCTACAACTTTTATacagcattttcaaaagaagaatATAGAGAGTTTTCTTGCTTCACTCACTTTGAGAGTGCTGTGGTAACCACAGAAAGCTTGgctttattaaatattaaaaaacaaacaagaaccCAACCAACAAGTCAAGATCCACAGAGTAAGATGCGACATTTTTGTAGAAACAATGGTGAATATACAGTTTAAATTATGTAATTAAGTCCTCACTTTTGGCAGATCATTGTTTTGGTAATATGCTATTAAGTAATCacaaataacaacaacaattCAGACCAATTCTTCAAGGTAGCAAATCAAAAAACCACTTTTATACTGTCAGGCCAGATACAGATTTGCTGGGAGACCTGTACTGAATGCTggatcacaggatcacagccAGGTGTCACCCAACATGACTACGAAACATATTAAAATGAGCTGCTGCACTGATTAGGATAAGAGTCGCTTAACTAAGCTCACGGTACcgtattttatttttttattttatctgatgCTCAGCTAAGCAcatattaaatagaaaaagaaaattgcaattAACTGAAAATAGTGGGAAGCTTAAAGCCCTCACACCAAGATGTATTTGCTgttcacagctgcagagaactAATCCAGGAATAATTTCAacagccctgagctgcctgtCCCAGGAACTTCCTGCCAGATCAATACATCTCCAGCTGTTGAAGGAAGGAACATCACCAGGTTGGCAGCCAGTGCTGGGCACTTCACATTGCTGTGACATTACCACCACACCAAGAGCAAGTGGCACAGAACTCAAAAGCAAAGgtgtagaaataaaaacttttttgaAGTTGCAAAAAGCATACATTAGAAATGTGCATTCCTTTGGACAATGCAATTACTCACACGCCGCATTTCTGTTAGTGCTGAGATCTCAGTTCCTACAGGGGTCAAGTAACCTGACAGAGTCTAGAGGAAAATGATAGAGGAAAAACCTTAGGAGGATCATAGCAACAGCAATAAttacaatatttatttagagTTCCAAAGGTTTTTGGTTAGGGAAAGtaattaaaagtaaagaaaaacacaatataATTTATAGAAAAGGTGAATGTAGTGACATGACAGAAGTATTTCTTCAATTCCATTTCAGAAATGCACCGATATGCTCTTGAGGAAAGGAACAAAGCAGGGTCAGCAAAGGATCAGATGCTCCAGTAAAGTGGTATTAGCAGTGATGGACACAGGACTGTGGACTGCCATGCTATAAAGGATGAATCCCAGAAACTAAGAAGTCATCACTCCTCATTTAACCATTaaaaaattttatgttttcatggGAGGAATTGGGTGCTGATCATagctggggacaggctgctcAACcatcttttaatattttctgctaCAAGTTCCCTGACTCAACCCTCTGTATTATAAAGGATCATTTTTTAGTCTAGATTTTTTCCAGCATTATTACTTCTTGCTTTATGGAGTActttactgcatttttctttacttaCTGTCTTGGTTGTTAAAAAATTAgctatattttcaaatattaaaagaaatttgtaagcggagataagaaaaaataatggcaaTTCTTTAAtgtaatactaaaaaaaaaaactgtactCAAAGCCCGTAAGTTCAGTGTTATCAACAACAAATTGCTGACTTACCTGGATGGGTGTGTTCCTGTCTGTGGGAGGGATCATATCTGGAGGTAACACTTGTGGAGGATCAATCCCTTTGCTGACCTTCTGCTGAATGAGATACATGGCGAGTGCAAACTGGTCTTTGCTAAGCTTTCCCATCTGTCTTGTGTCTGCCAAAGCCCTGATAAAAATAGATAATACtcacaaacaagaaaatcttatttctgCTCTACCAAAAAGCCTGAATACGTATATACACGTAATTTCTTTTTGGTTCATCCCCGTCAGAGCTTACTTATTCTAGTTAGATTTCCATAAACAGTGCAGTATTTTATTACACATACTTAACTGAATAGAGCAGCGTTAgtctgagaaaatatttagagcACTAGAACTTCAAAAGACAGTCACAATTAACAGACTGAACTACTGCCCCTACCCCCAAAAAAGCAAAGggagtatttatttttcccttaattttccACATAGCCCACATATTGCAGTATGTGGATGTCGCCCTGACTCTCAGCCttcaatattgtttttctacaagttctagccactttcccaggaaagtaactataaacataagtgtttatacattccattaaagatatgccttttgatggacgtcTCTCAGCgttaacctgactatccaatcctTAGTCGTAGTCGGAAACCTATAAATattgaaagaacagaaaaacaactctttctttcaccacacctcaagcTGCGTCCGTGTGACTCATTTCACGTCCAACAGTGACATATGGACAAGTCAAagaaattggggttttttgtttctggcattttttaatgttaggATCACATTCTGAATCTGAGTTCCCAGATCAGCACATTACAAAAACATAGCTAGTACGGAATTCTTACCATATATGCGCTAGGAGATTCTGAGACAGACCTGAATGCATAAAAATGTCCTTTACTTCTTGGCCACTCACAAACCCATCCATGTCTGTgtctgtttttaagaaaatttcatCATATCGCAGTTTTTCAGACATTGGTACCACCCAATTCACAGCtggctgcaaaacaaaatttggtATTTCAGAAGAACAGAAGCAGTCTTTATGAACACACTCAGTTCATACGACATtatccagagctggatgtgctGAACATCTTGTATGCTCCAGTCTAACCGGTAAATAAGTATTTTCACTGCATGTTTTAACTTCACACTTTTTATTGGAATAAAAACACTGATAAACAGCTATTCACCAGTTGAAAAGCATTAATTCTTTGGAAATACAGACCAAAACAGGCATATAAAGTCCTCATGCTAATAGCAGGAGACTTAGAAGTAGATTTCTTTAGTATTAAAGCAGATACACAAGAAAAACCTTTCCGTGGTTTCACTGTctacaaaaagtgaaaattccCCCTAAGCTTTGCTACCTTGTGGTCACCGATTAAAATTCACCTGATGTTCTTCCAAGTCTTACCATTCTCATTTCACCCTCTCCACCCAAATCTCCCGGACATAAGTGCTCCCATGAGGTAGATATCAAaaagtagatttatttttcctacagcttacaaatacacaaaactgcaaaaataagaaagaaagaagtgcACCCGTACTTGTTTGATGCTGTGCTTGGGAGACAAGCTCCCTACACTGTTCGGACTGTTGCCACTGCCATGGGATGGTGTGGAATGGAGGTTGTCTTTTGGTGGAGGACTTGCAGGTAGAACAGGAACTGCACCAGGAAAGACCGGTGTCTTCTTTCTTTTAGAAGGTGGTATGAGAGAAGGGGGCAATTGTGAAGGAACTGACTCTTTCTCAAGAGCTCTATAAACCAAATGCATTGCCTGCGAAGGCAAAAAGGTCAGATAACATTCACAATTATTAGATAAAGCAACAAGATCTTCCTGTGTCAGTCATTTACATATTAGTAAAACAAAGACAGTAACACTAGAGATGCACACCAGAGcaattaattttgaatgtaATTCCAACAAGTTTAATCTTGACAGTCAAGAGTCAGTAGACGGATTTGAGGAAGGTCATTTAATAGCTGATGTGAACAATTTAGATTAGAACAGTCGTCTGTAGCACAGAAAGCCGCAAAGCTCTTGAGAAAGAAATGAGCTATTTGCTTTGACAGACAGACTAAGCAGTGAATTGAGAATTTAAAGCAACCTACCACAGCAAATTCATCCTTGTCCAGGTGACCATCTTTATCAATATCACTGAGATCCCAGACCTACAGCAATTAAGATTATAAAAAATGATTTGCAGATCAAGTTACATTTTACGTATTCATTGTATTAACATGCCCTCTAAAGACTCCTCACAGATTTTGGTAGGAAATCATATTAGCTATATTACCTATCTAAACATTCTCTGATGAAACAGACTGGATTAGAGTTATCCGGCCACACGAATCAACACTGGCTCTAACAAATTCTGGCTGCAACACAGGcatgtttttttcatctttctaaGATGCAATTACAGAGTCATCAAACTAAGTAAAAGCATTGAGAGATGGCTTTCAGAACTGCCCAGAGGGGGTGGGCTAGCAGATCATTCAAATTCCTTATAAGAAAGTCCAATAAAAAAGTCAATACATCTCTAACACCTATTCCAGTCCTAGATGATCAGGGTTTTCTACTAAAAACTAAAAGTATGTGCAGCTCCCTCTGGCCCCCTCAATTTCCTGTTGGAGAGAATTTAAGCATTtatcaattaaattaaatgaaattaaatcaattaaattcAGGTCAGGCACAGTCAATGAAACTTGAAGAAGATCTAGGGGGATACAAAACTTTGTGAACTCTAACATAGCACTGTTTAATCATGAATATGACCCGGAGACAGTAGAGTGCACAAAAAGCCAAGATTTGAGGCTCAATTGTAAGAACTCTGCTTTATCACTGGACTCTTGACAAATTTAAGATCCTTGATTAGTCCTCTGTCCATTTCATCAGTGCCTTATCTTGTCCACAAACTTTTCTGGAACAGGCAAAAGCTTCCTGAATTTCTACTGTGACAATAACAAGataaaacccaaaccctttCAAGACTTCACAATACTCAAGtaccaaattaaaacaaatcatACTTAGATTTTGTAGATAATACAGAGCAAGAGGCACTTCTTCCTGAAGAGATTCATGTAACGCAGCTAGAGCTTTTACAAAGAATGTACTCATTCTCAGAAATATCAATATGCAAAGCATTAAAGAACACGTTTTTAAGGAACGCAGGAAAATACTTTAAGGTCCGATTCCCTTTCAAATATACAATGGATGCACTAAACTCAGATCTTGGAAGTATTTATAAAtacacatgaaagaaaaaacaacttgtCAATTTGTACTACAAACAAAGGAGGATGTTTTAAGGTATTCTCCTGTACAAACAGGGGATGGATTTAATGGTATGTCTAATAATTCATATTTGTAAAAATGACAAGACAGAATAATCGAATGCTATAACAGCTGTTATGGTTCAGGAAAgctgtttcttgtttttaaacaacCAAAATCAAATTTCCAGCTCTTAAATAAATAGAGAGATAATGAGGCCAATCTACTCTAGGGCCAAAATTACTACTCTTACTCTCATTTCTAAATGAAAGAGTTTGGAGTCTTAACGTTCCTGCTTTATAGCATGCACATGATGCAAAATCTCAAAAGCCAAAAGCCGATCTCTGCtgataaattacatttttaacaCTGTAACTACGAGAAGCTAAATAGAGTCTAGCTAAATCTAAACAACTTACCCTTCCGAGGATATCAAGAGGTAGCTTTGAATTCATCAGTACTGGTTTTACTTTGTCTCCTGAAAGTAAACCATTTACTGGCAAAAGGCTTTCAAAAATACCAtcaaactttgctttttcttccaccTAGTTGGTAAGAAATAATCTGAATAAGTAAAAAAGTGTGTCTGCGTGAGTAATGAAAATGAGATCTTGCAAGAAAGTCAGACTGGTCAGTAACATGGATTCATCCtaaatttcaaagctttcttGCAAGTGCCACTGCACTGTATTTAACTGCAAACCCATAGAGAAAGCTTTGAAGCTCTCTCAGCTTTGATAGCTGAGAGATTTTACCATGCAGCAGACAAGGCACTCTTCTGTTTTAAAGCTACTTCAgtaaaggtaaagcta of Parus major isolate Abel chromosome 28, Parus_major1.1, whole genome shotgun sequence contains these proteins:
- the EPS15L1 gene encoding epidermal growth factor receptor substrate 15-like 1 isoform X8, with protein sequence MAALIPLSQQFSTGNPIYETYYKQVDPTYTGRVGASEAALFLKKSGLSDIILGKIWDLADPEGKGYLDKQGFYVALRLVACAQNGHDVNLSSLNLTVPPPKFHDTSSPLLITPPSTETHWAVRVEEKAKFDGIFESLLPVNGLLSGDKVKPVLMNSKLPLDILGRVWDLSDIDKDGHLDKDEFAVAMHLVYRALEKESVPSQLPPSLIPPSKRKKTPVFPGAVPVLPASPPPKDNLHSTPSHGSGNSPNSVGSLSPKHSIKQPAVNWVVPMSEKLRYDEIFLKTDTDMDGFVSGQEVKDIFMHSGLSQNLLAHIWALADTRQMGKLSKDQFALAMYLIQQKVSKGIDPPQVLPPDMIPPTDRNTPIQTLSGYLTPVGTEISALTEMRRDSASSVGSGEFTGVKELDDISQEIAQLQREKYSLEQDIREKEESIRQKTNEVQELQNDLDRETSSLQELEAQKQDAQDRLDEMDQQKAKLKDMLNDVRQKCQEETQVISSLKMQIQSQESDLKLQEDDLNRAKAELNRLQQEETQLEQSIQAGKVQLETIIKSLKSTQEEINQARSKLSQLQESHREVNKSIEEYNEALNGIHGGSLTNLADMSEGLGQTERSNYGAVDDPFKNKALMFTNNTQELHTDPFQSEDPFKSDPFKGADPFKGSDPFQHDPFAEQPPAPADPFGGDPFKESDPFRSSAPEDLFKKQVKSDPFTSDPFTKTPTLPSKPDPFESTDPFTSSSISSKGPDPFGALDPFGSGAFSGGEGFADFSQMSKSIASDPFASSFGGAGFTDDPFKSKSDTPALPPKKNVPPRPKPPSAKAIFSGYLKHEKLYSNILRL
- the EPS15L1 gene encoding epidermal growth factor receptor substrate 15-like 1 isoform X2, with the translated sequence MAALIPLSQQFSTGNPIYETYYKQVDPTYTGRVGASEAALFLKKSGLSDIILGKIWDLADPEGKGYLDKQGFYVALRLVACAQNGHDVNLSSLNLTVPPPKFHDTSSPLLITPPSTETHWAVRVEEKAKFDGIFESLLPVNGLLSGDKVKPVLMNSKLPLDILGRVWDLSDIDKDGHLDKDEFAVAMHLVYRALEKESVPSQLPPSLIPPSKRKKTPVFPGAVPVLPASPPPKDNLHSTPSHGSGNSPNSVGSLSPKHSIKQPAVNWVVPMSEKLRYDEIFLKTDTDMDGFVSGQEVKDIFMHSGLSQNLLAHIWALADTRQMGKLSKDQFALAMYLIQQKVSKGIDPPQVLPPDMIPPTDRNTPIQDSASSVGSGEFTGVKELDDISQEIAQLQREKYSLEQDIREKEESIRQKTNEVQELQNDLDRETSSLQELEAQKQDAQDRLDEMDQQKAKLKDMLNDVRQKCQEETQVISSLKMQIQSQESDLKLQEDDLNRAKAELNRLQQEETQLEQSIQAGKVQLETIIKSLKSTQEEINQARSKLSQLQESHREVNKSIEEYNEALNGIHGGSLTNLADMSEGLGQTERSNYGAVDDPFKNKALMFTNNTQELHTDPFQSEDPFKSDPFKGADPFKGSDPFQHDPFAEQPPAPADPFGGDPFKESDPFRSSAPEDLFKKQVKSDPFTSDPFTKTPTLPSKPDPFESTDPFTSSSISSKGPDPFGALDPFGSGAFSGGEGFADFSQMSKSIASDPFASSFGGAGFTDDPFKSKSDTPALPPKKNVPPRPKPPSGKSTPVSHLGSTDFPKPHDPFQPFGADSSDLFQSKKGFGDPFSGKDPFAPSSSSKTSKDSSLGFADFSSFGNEEQQLAWAKRESEKAEQERLARLRRQEQEDLELAIALSKADMPNS